Within Mytilus edulis chromosome 10, xbMytEdul2.2, whole genome shotgun sequence, the genomic segment aaatggctggatccgcccctgacataTATATCTAGAACTCAGACAACCAACACTATAAGACCACTTTTTAAAGTTTAAGCGACCACATTTGCATAGAGATTGGTATTACAAAATTTATGTATGAAGGCACATATTTTGTCAGTCTCTTTTTCCGGGAAAATTCTATTTTCTACATACAGTTGAAACCTGAAGAAGTGCAGCAAACACGCACAACTTGTTTTACTATCGTCGGTTATTACAAAGGTCAAATGATTTCAACGGATATTGTCAATAAGATCAATTTATGTTGAGGTTTAATAATGTAAATACTCCAGAATCGTTAACTGTGACAACAGAGTTGCGGTTCTTTGATGATTGTTCGGGTCGtcaggcagcaaccatttgattttctggggggggctatggtttttttttctgtgcaaactttttttttcgccttcggcgaagaacaatctatttttttagcgacaaaccgaagacaatttttttctttcaattttagcattacatatagtggcagctgagggtgaaacaaacaattttttttactcagggtccaaaacaaattatttttttcaccaaaacctggaaacaaacttttttttccaaaaaaaaaccatagcccccccccccccccccccccagaaaatcaaatggttgctgcctcaGTGCGCTTGAATGACACGGACAATTTATCACAAATCTTTATCGAAACCATACAATGCCataaactggtccgccgttctatCTATAGCTTCGCACCGAAGGAACGGGTTGGAGCTATTGTCACATCGGCATTAATTGGATGAATCTTACAAATTCAACGATTCGCTAATAAAATTGGCCAATTAATTAAAGTGATAGGAAATAGACCTCAAATGTTAATACTGCGATGCCGCAAAATAAACAAGTATCTGTTAATTCCCCCCATGGTAGcaaactccccggcagttccagtTCCGATCCGCATACGGGCCCGAATACTACTCTACACTAATTGATGGAGTATCCTGATCCTGATCCTAAGGTCAATAATTGACACTACTGTTCTCTGTGTGCTATCTTCCTCCTCTTATGGTACACCGTTGCTCGAGGTAATATCTCGCGGTACTTTGGTATACTTGTTTAGGCGCAGGATCGGGAATCAGGGATTGCAAGTTCTTGGAATCTCCCTGATTTTGTAATATATTCCCCTACAATTTGCGATGTTGCTTCGTAGGTTTCTCTTTTTGGTGGTGCTAGTATTGACTGTATATTTGTTGGATCGATGTTAAGTAGTTCCATTTGTCTTCGCATGTCCTCTCTTTCTTGTTGGTATCTTGGGCAGTATAGCAGGAAGTGTTCTGATGTTTCTTCTTCTCCGCATTCACAATATGGCGTGAGGGATTGACCGATTTGGTTTCTGTATTTGTTAAGTCTGCTGTAGCCCGTTTTTATTTCTGACAATATTCTTCCTATTTGGTTGTTAGGCTTGTCTAGTTGTGCGTCCTTACCAACGATCGGAATTAGGTTGAAAAGCTGTCTTCCAGTTTCACTAATTGTCCATCTGCTTTGCCATTTGAGTTTTGTAGACATCTTGACTGCACATCTTACATCTGACATGGTTATGACATTATACTGATCATTTAGTGATGAGGCCTCTTTTGCAGCGTCTTTTGCCAACTGGTCCGCTATCTCGTTCCCGGCTATATTAGCATGGCCTGGGATCCAAGATAGGGTTGTTAGTATGCCGTGTCTTAAGAGCGTTCCCATGCATTCTTTGATATCAGTAATTGTGTCGATGTAGTTAGAAGATTTCCAGTTCAGAGTCAAGATGCCTACAGCAGTCTGGCTATCTGACAGTATTTTAAGCTCAGAAAACTGGTCCTTTATAGTCGTTATACAGTGCTCCAGGACCACTAGTATGGCTACTAGTTCAGCAAGAAGTATCGATCCTCTATTAGCTACTGGCCTCTTTAGACTAATGCCTTGGCTATTTCCAGAATATACTACTGCTCCTGCCCCACATGGTCCCGGGTTACCTTGACATGAACCATCAGTGAATGCCACTACTGTTGAGTCTGTGCTGTCTCCTAATAGGTCCTTTACAACCTGTTTACTTTCAACAGTTTGTTCGGCTGTTCTGTTCTTTGAGCTACCTAGACGACTCCAATAACTTGGTGATCTCCTTAGCATGACATCTACACCAGCTTTGTATGTGAATTCTGGTTCTATAAGTTTGATGTCAACTTTCGTGGCTTTGAACATGTCTATGGATTGGTTTATAGCTTTACCAAATGGAGAATCCTGTTGTTCATAGGTTGCGTTGTTTGTTAAATACTGTTCTAGTTGTTGTTTAATTGGTTCTGCTATGTTCTTTGATTGTATTTTTGCCAGTTCACGTACTGATATTTCCTCTATTCTGAGGTCTATGGGTTGTATGTTGGCTTCAACTTCCATTGCCTCTCTACCTGATGTTCCTGGTAGTCCTAGGCATATTGACAAGCCTTTTCTTTGTACAGCTTCTAACTTCTTCATATTCTCTGCAGATGTTATTTGCCAGACTGGGCATGCATACTCCATGATAGATCTAACCATGCTGTTGTATATTTGGAGTAGTTTTGATCTTGATATTCCTCCCATGCCCTTAATATCTCTAATTACATATATTGCATTATTTGCCCTCTTCTGCATCAGATTGATGTGGGTGTCAAATTTAAGCTTCTCGTCTAGAGTTACTCCAAGTAGCTTCGGTGTTGGACTATATCTATAGGAGAAGGAGTTGACTTTTAATGTTTTCTGCTCTGCATCTGTGTTGCCTTTTGAGAATAGGCATACTTCACACTTTTCCAGGTTTACATTAATTCTCCATTTTTCTGTccattttaaaatagttttgacATCCTCTGAAGTTCTTTCTTTCATTTCCTTTATATCTTTCCCCTTATGCCATAAAGTGCCATCATCTGCAAACTTGCAATTTTCTCCTTTTGTGTTATCCATTATATCAGCTATGAATATGTTAAACAAGGTGGGTGATAGTACTGACCCTTGTGGCAAGCCGATTTTGGTATCAAATTGTTCTCCAAAGAAGTTATTCAGCATACATCTGGCTGTTCGATTTGTGAGAAAGCTGTTTATCCATAACCAGGTTTTTCCCTTTATCCCAAGTTTATGCAGCTTGATCATTAACCCCTCACGCCATATTGAGTCATATGCCTTTTCAAGGTCCACTAGCCATGCAAGAGTTGATTCATCCTCATTGAAACCATCAGCTATTGTTTGGACTAACCGAAGTAGAGCATTGGTGGTTGAGTGATTCTTTCTGAACCCTTCTTGAGTTAAATCAATCAATCTGTGACCCTCAATATATGCCACAATGCGTTCTAGGATTACTCTCTCCATTAGTTTGCGGTAAGCGGAAGAAGGGATCCCGTAGACCGCCCTACGTCACGATTCATGAattatgcatattctatttataggCTATTTTTAAACGATTCGGAAAATACTAATGCTAAAAATAGAATTTTCTTAACATGTAAAACTGTCTTATAAAAACGATgcaaaatcattaactttcatGGAGAGTGGTAGAGGGTTATTTTTGTGGTAcgtgattggtttttttttatttcacgttcaacgtgtttttacttttttatttaacgTTCAGTCGTGCAAAACAGCGAGGTGTTCAATATGTTCTGCTTATGTAAATTTTATACGTGCTTCGTGATTCAAatgcttattttgcgtgctcagtatttttcaaaaaaaaaaaaacactagacAGGGATCGTCAACATGGACAAGAATGATATAATTTTGTTTCCGTGATAAGAAATGATAAGGCGGTAAGACCAATGATGTTGTtcctttatttgcatttttaaagttcaggatatctttatatatacttttctaaaagctgtaaattatttatatcataaatgtgtacacACTAAATAGGGAATATTAAGTAAAACAAAGACTTCATATATACAAGaggacagtgactcagtcacaaaaggttcaccttaaagtctttatttttcgtgcaacgctcatgacagaaattatttcacgttcaacgtgaactTAAATAGGAAAATGTTCCGCATTACAGTAGCATATATCATTGTGCCCTCATTAAGCAAATACATATTCCTTTTtgagatatatatgatatttcacatactagtatatatgacACACAGTATTGGTGCCTTAATTATGTTGTAAAGACTTGCAAATGTCCCATGCACGTGATCCCATGGCTTTGAATATACTATggagttaataatatttttattatctgctTAATAGAGTACTTTGATGTAggcaaattgataaaaaaaaacatgtagctAACACGTTCTTAGAAACGAGACATTACCTTTACAGGGTGTGAGGGGGTGGTGATAGTGGCGGTGGGGAAGGGGGTGCTGGTCTTCGTTTCCCCtgttatttgtttataatgaAGCTACATGTTCTATTAGGGCGTTCTACGGGATCTTCTGGTCGgtctacatgatcccctgttgtctgaaccttatatttatagttatagaacgttctataggatctcctatattgtttgtttatcatgtatatagcaaaggacgttctacaggatcccctgttgtctgaacattTTTGACGTTACGCACGATATTGCGTCCCAATTGGTAACGTCAAAATTTGATGTTTTACGTCTGTAATCGAGTATACTTTGTTGTTTTGATTGTAATAATTTTTGATCGATATGGATACTTCAAAGtcttgaatatgtatgaaatatttgctactggcaGATACGCAAGCAAATGAACATTTCGGACTACTGATTCGGCTTGTGttgtatttatctttatatttattgtaactttttttattttttttctcttttctttttaatttctttatctCTTTACAATATTCAATTCTCTCTGACTCGGATATGAAATTCTTTTGTTctgtaattaatattttacctatttattgacaaattaccatatgttttttttcattttagataattattcattttctatttgaCTATAACTacgtatacttttataaattgcagTTCTTATCGTGGTTTCTATGATTCTATCTATTTTCGAAATTTGTAATTTGGTTATTTTGTTTTGTCCTCTGAGATTAAAACATGAAATCGAACCGTACTTGTTAttcaaaaacaatgaaatatcgtTCATATATCATATGATAATACGAACTGCTTTCAAATTCGATGGCCTAGGAGGATGATTGGCCTAATGAGTTCATATAAAGTGATAAAAAGCATGGCGATTTTAAGATACGCTCGTGGCGAGATTTGTTCGACCCCGATCCTTATCGACAGTTATTGCAACTATTTTAACTTAAGGTCGCCTGATGTCCGGCTTTTCCTACCTTTGATGACAGgtcaataaaatacaacaaatggCGCTTATACATGATGTGGTGTTTAAcaccaaaacaaagaacaaacttttagaaataatttgaaaacacatatatgTAAAGCGTCCCGAATCAAAAACGTTCAAAACGTAAGAAAATTGctcagtggacaaacttgcaagacatttgatttgttaaaaaacgAAGTTATTTCGTCTTAACAGCTTATCAAAAAGTATGTTATCGTATTGTGGGGTGAAAGCACAATTACGAAAAAGCACTGTTTTATATGCTACaaattgaatatttaataaaatgacGTTAAAGCTAACAGTGTTTTTGTAAAAAGCGGCGAAATTCGACATTGGAcaatcttgcaagacattttcccCGAGGCCAATGCGTTTTTATTTGTGGTGCGAGTGCTGTAAAATTCCGGATTTGAAATGGTCTATCTAAGCACATTTGTAggaataatttataaaaacaaaattttatatcatctgatattttaaaaagcgataaattttgataacttaccaTTTTCAGAAACCTGACCATGGCGAGGgttattcatttttgaaaaaataaatttttaccGTTCGATCAACACAAAAAACAGCAATGGCGTCATAAATTATATTAGACGTTTATCATTCATGCGAATTTTCGCggattttaaactttttataagaCCACAAAAATTCCCGCAAAAGTTATTTTGCGAATAatttgttacgtctgacacgcatatttttgacgtttttggtaatatttgtatcattatttgaaactattatgaaaagttgaagaatatttttaatatttctggAAACAGTAATACCTTCCTAATCTAtggatataaatttcataaagctGAACTAGTTAGTTTTCATAGAAGAGCTATTTATCAAATTGCTCTGTCGCATTTCACGgcattgacgcaataacgtgcttaatatataaagtatagaacgttctataggatactctattgtttgtttttgaagtaTCTAATAGAGGAATTTTTACGAGATCCCTTGGCCGGTCTGTGTGATCCCCTGCTTTCTCAACATTATGTATCTACTACAAGACGTTCTAAAGTATCCcccgttgtttgtttttcatttatatactatagggcgttctacaggatcccctgggcggtctacgagatttcctgttttctcaacataaaaTATCTACTacaagacgttctataggatcccctattgtttgttaatcaagtatatactaaagggcgttctaaaggatcccttgggcggtctaaaggataccctgttgtctttacattatatatgtactaaatggcgttctataagaccccctgttgattgttttttcatgtttatactatacggcgttctaaaggatcacctgttttctcaacattatttttctgctatgagacgttctacaggataccatgggcggtctacaggatcccctgttgtctttacattaatatatctactataggacgttctataggatccctatattgtttctttattattaatatactaaagggcgttctactggatcccctgggcggtctacaggatgccctgttggttgttttttttatgtttatattatagaGCTTTCTACAGAATccactgggcggtctacaggatgcccATTTGTTTAAAAATCTATATCTACTATAAAACGTTCTAAAGTATCCcccgttgtttgtttttcatttgtatactatagggcgttctacaagatcccctgggcggtctacaggattccctgttttctcaacataatatatctgctataagacgttctataggatcccctattgtttgttaatcaagtatacactaaagggcgttctaaaggatcccttgggcggtctaaaggataccctgttgtctttacattatatatgtactatatgacgttctataggatccctatattgtttgtttattatttatatactaaagggcgttctactggatcccctgtgcggtctacaggatcccctgttttctcaacataatatatctactattagacgttctataggatcctatgttgtttgttaatcatttatatactaaagggcgttcaataggatcccctagacagtctacaggatccccttttgtctgaacattatatatttactatagaacattctacaggatccccagttgtttgtttatcatgtttatactaaagggcgttctacaggatcccatgggcggtctacaggatcccctgttgtctttacattagatatctactataggacgttctataggatccctatattgtttgtttattatttatatactaaagggcgttctactggatcccctgggcggtctatatAATCctctgttttctcaacataatatatctactacaAGACGTCCTAAAGTATCCcccgttgtttatttttcatttatatactatagggcgttctacaggatcccctgggcggtctacaagatcccctgttttctcaacataatatatctactatatgacgttcaatgggatcccctattgtttgttaatcatgtatattctaaagggcgttctaaaggatcccttgggcggtgtaaaggataccctgttgtctttacattatatatgtactaaatggcgttctataagacccccctGTTGATtggttttcatgtttatactatagggctttctatatgatcccttgggcggtctgcaggaaactttgggcggtctgcaggaatctttgtttttcaacataatatactagtatttactataggacgttcttttgattgtttttcatgtttatactaaaaggcgttctacaggataccatgggcggtctacaggatcccctgttgtctttacattttatatctactataggacgttctatatataggatccctatattgtttatttattatttatatactaaagggcgttctactggatcccctgggcggtctatagaatccccttttgttaaaaaaaaatatgtatctgaGATAAGAAATTCTATAGGTTGCCCTgttctttgtttttcatttatatactatagggcgttctacaggatcccctgggcggtctacagaatcCCTTTAGGTTCccctgttttttgtttattatgtatatattatagggcgtttatgatcccttgggccgtctgcaggatcccctgttttctcaacattatatatctatcataggacgttctatagtatcccctgttgattgtttttcatgtttatactatagggctttctatatgatccctAAGTCGGTTTGCGGGAAACTATGGGTGGTCTGCAGGAATCcctgtttttcaacataatatatttactataggacgttctataaaacccactgttgattgtttttcatgtttatactatagggcgttctaaaggatcacctgttttctcaacattatttatctactataagacgttctataggatcccatgttgtctgttaatcatttatatacttAAGGGCGTTCAATAGGACCCCCTAggcagtctacaggatccccttttatctgaacattatatatttactatagaacgttctacatgatccccttttgattgtttatcatgtatatactaaagggcgttcaataggatcccctgggcggtctacaggatccccttttgtctctacattatatatctactataggacgttctataggatcccctatattgattgtttgttatttatatactaaagggcgttctaccggATCCCCTGGGGTGGTCTACAGGAggccctgttgattgttttttttatgtttatactattgggcgttctacaggattccctgggcggtctacagaatccccttttgttaaaaaaatatgcatctgagatAGGTTCCACTGgtctttgtttttcatatttatactatagggcgGTCTATAGAatccccttttgttaaaaaaatatgcatctgagataggaaattctataggttcccctgttctttgtttattatgtatatataatagggcgtttatgatcccttgggcggtctgcagaatgccctgttttctcaacattatatatcaatcataggacgttctataggatcccctgttgattgtttttcatgtttatactataggccCATCTACATGATCTCCTGTTGTCTGTGCATTATATATTCTTCAGGATCCCCTGTTTGATTTGTATGCATCTAGGATAGAACCttctataggttcccctgtttttttaaacatgtatctaCTTTACGTATATACTAGAGGGCGttttataggatcccctgttgtgtAATAGTCGTGTATTTGCATGCTGAAGGGCGTTCTATAGGATCTCCGGGGCGGTCTTTAGAATAACCTGCTGTTTGTTCATTATGTTTCTAGTATACGACGTTCTGTAAGATCCTCTGGGCCGTCTATATGTTCCCCTGTTGGTCGGTATTGTTTGATAATCGTgcatctgctatagggcgttccTTAATATCCCCGGGTCGGTCCATAGAATCTCTAGGTTGGTCTATAGGAGCCCTGTTGTTTGTTCATAATGTATCTATTggagggcgttctacaggatcccctgggcggtctataggatTCCCTGTGGTTTAATTTATAATTGTGTATCTGCTATAGGGTGTTCTATAGGATCCCGTTGTAAAGTAATCATGTATCTAATAGGGAGCGTTCTATGGGATCCCTTGTTGGGTCTATAGGATCACCTGTTGTGCAATTTTCAtgtatctgctatagggcgttttataggatccccagggcggtctataggatcccctgttcgttgttcatgtatctatatcaGGGTGTTCTATACGATACCCTGGGCGGTTTATAGGATCCCCGGGTCGGTCTTAGGATCCCCTCTTGTTTAATAGTCGTGCATCTGCTATAGGACGTACTTTGTTGTCCCTTTCAAAGGGGGCatattatattgttattgttcgtttctttttttttcatttcgtttataatatatcttcttaagtgtataatatatcttattgaattaataagatatcttataaagtataaaaGCTATCTTTTAAAgttgataagatatcttataaagagtaaattatataaaatatcttatatattatatattatatgagatatcttgtatattatatatgagagagatattttatatatcatttgaaatatct encodes:
- the LOC139493017 gene encoding uncharacterized protein → MERVILERIVAYIEGHRLIDLTQEGFRKNHSTTNALLRLVQTIADGFNEDESTLAWLVDLEKAYDSIWREGLMIKLHKLGIKGKTWLWINSFLTNRTARCMLNNFFGEQFDTKIGLPQGSVLSPTLFNIFIADIMDNTKGENCKFADDGTLWHKGKDIKEMKERTSEDVKTILKWTEKWRINVNLEKCEVCLFSKGNTDAEQKTLKVNSFSYRYSPTPKLLGVTLDEKLKFDTHINLMQKRANNAIYVIRDIKGMGGISRSKLLQIYNSMVRSIMEYACPVWQITSAENMKKLEAVQRKGLSICLGLPGTSGREAMEVEANIQPIDLRIEEISVRELAKIQSKNIAEPIKQQLEQYLTNNATYEQQDSPFGKAINQSIDMFKATKVDIKLIEPEFTYKAGVDVMLRRSPSYWSRLGSSKNRTAEQTVESKQVVKDLLGDSTDSTVVAFTDGSCQGNPGPCGAGAVVYSGNSQGISLKRPVANRGSILLAELVAILVVLEHCITTIKDQFSELKILSDSQTAVGILTLNWKSSNYIDTITDIKECMGTLLRHGILTTLSWIPGHANIAGNEIADQLAKDAAKEASSLNDQYNVITMSDVRCAVKMSTKLKWQSRWTISETGRQLFNLIPIVGKDAQLDKPNNQIGRILSEIKTGYSRLNKYRNQIGQSLTPYCECGEEETSEHFLLYCPRYQQEREDMRRQMELLNIDPTNIQSILAPPKRETYEATSQIVGEYITKSGRFQELAIPDSRSCA